The Mycobacteriales bacterium genome has a window encoding:
- a CDS encoding response regulator transcription factor codes for MIRILLAEDMGMVRGALVALLNLEKDLEVVAAVASGEEILPAALEHRPDVAVIDIDLPGKDGLTAAVEIHENVPKCRTLMLTSLGTAGTVRRALAAHVGGFMLKDAPPDSLANGIRKVAAGGRVVDPQLAMSAWDSEQCPLTDRETEILRLASAGYDPVDIAGELFLSAGTVRNHLTSIIGKLNARNRVDAIRIATEAEWL; via the coding sequence GTGATCCGGATCCTTCTGGCCGAGGACATGGGCATGGTTCGAGGTGCGCTGGTCGCACTCTTGAACCTGGAGAAGGACCTCGAGGTCGTCGCCGCGGTCGCCTCCGGCGAGGAGATCCTGCCGGCGGCGCTCGAGCACCGGCCCGACGTCGCCGTCATCGACATCGACCTGCCGGGCAAGGACGGGCTCACCGCCGCGGTCGAGATCCACGAGAACGTCCCGAAGTGCCGGACGCTGATGCTCACCAGCCTCGGCACCGCCGGGACGGTACGGCGGGCGCTGGCCGCCCACGTCGGCGGGTTCATGCTCAAGGACGCGCCGCCGGACAGCCTCGCGAACGGAATCCGGAAGGTCGCGGCCGGCGGTCGCGTGGTGGATCCCCAGCTCGCGATGTCGGCGTGGGACAGCGAGCAGTGCCCGCTGACGGACCGGGAGACGGAGATCCTCCGCCTCGCCTCGGCCGGCTACGACCCGGTGGACATCGCCGGCGAGCTGTTCCTCTCGGCCGGGACGGTACGGAACCACCTGACCTCGATCATCGGCAAGCTCAACGCCCGCAACCGTGTCGACGCGATCCGGATCGCGACCGAGGCCGAGTGGCTCTAG